One Cervus canadensis isolate Bull #8, Minnesota chromosome 13, ASM1932006v1, whole genome shotgun sequence DNA segment encodes these proteins:
- the TTC34 gene encoding tetratricopeptide repeat protein 34 — protein sequence MRLARAGGGPLSRGHRYPAPNRVGEPHRRQGGQSSSTHYPGGSTGVRPPVTCQPDRRPLEAEHAATVAALLPIIRLLSAESAHSFQGTGQDRAPPLPQPCHPSWPWLLQAQHLTFHCTWTPGRGRGVRHQKQSSAERDPQLDLVLAEELQEPDSSPWLQQSGMKVSLLFVKGMFSLMVTPTLVTLGPTAKKEGAVPWTEPGASLRVRTPPSNKLQCIQCDSREVLCLQFLPAGGRDEKLKFHLVTSRLSPTLVPGILLVFPTSALVYLAATPQSPGKRTRPLDPGRLREPRSADPPAEPRLQPLHLAAPKSGWRAFSFRALPAHPSQPRSTGECERVCRCCEDGHGPIGGAGVMSAQELVACLCREGDQHLALGETPLATAFYLAAFSCHAPSALRSIRAALPETRGSSVVATLEAWCRGDSQIPAIHWDGMAVVSLTGTLACAFLATLCPDHPVAALHSLAGLLAHGHHGEVVRRCGVLLDAHSQQSLELRLTRALAWVLSGTQVHTGVADYLQAFVDSADRTMAFIHMHQQPYLPALVRALQDYISEHQEAGDGASQQVTNCQGLLAALDPGGTWSITLSPEALLQHGRYEDCRAACSRALEATPTGCRPQGERLATLLVTRAAATFFLDSGAQDLLPDLHRAFRESPSGARRQFEAVLSARDQERLHAQVQEAADVGFSHFQETVRSRPELREDSGRELLVPVTQALRVLCRVAPPGARPALGARLAECLLLAGDAAGARALCERLLRPSRTGDRAGDRAPLMALRGFCALHSGDSGSAQEDFQAVVELGPPHLSGCVRALCGRGLLRVLAGSAFLGALDYVTACRLGPEETLLVTKTYVPWNQRGLLLTVLREEGRKMLQRRPEPGPKSWRGRRTKAGETDSPAVQEGDAHGVHQLATLLMELDTEDEASRLLAADALYRLGRLDDTHKALLAALSRRPQAAPVLTRLALLQLRRGFSYDANQLVKKVVQSGDTACLQSTLAVFCHEDRQLLWGHCHARALAILRARPGGAEGGAHTREAIAYLSLAIFASGNRATESLLARARCYGFLGQKKTAMFDFTSVLRAEPGNAQALCGRALLHLALDEQKEAVDDILSALRLSPRTAVPEICSLKPEAQALITQSLSSRCRALLNQLPDTGARLDDKDAQNLLAAGKALIEIDARQPLWHMLLADALAAVGSFEEAGAHLQKVLHPSPPSEAARARRGLLRLKKGDVVAAAQDLQCLAEMDAQDLGFLLCLLEASERQSLTQAAAQEADTLLNSGQPRQALGYCSLAVLAGGSSNCHLRRRATCLAELQEFSRALGDLDHVLREGSRDSNLQTQVEDFCSRGRLLLGLGDEAGAAGAFAQALHLAPTQAQSSLWERPGRAPATHILLCQARCCLVEQRYSEAWTAAEAGLLLDPGHSSLKRLKARIRREASSGCRLH from the exons GAGACCCTTGGAGGCCGAACACGCAGCCACCGTTGCAGCCCTGCTGCCCATCATTAGGCTGCTTTCAGCGGAGTCTGCCCACAGCTTCCAGGGGACCGGGCAAGACcgcgcccctcccctcccacagccCTGCCATCC GTCGTGGCCATGGTTACTGCAGGCCCAGCATCTCACCTTCCACTGCACCTGGACCCCAG GGCGGGGGAGGGGTGTAAGGCACCAGAAGCAGAGCAGTGCAGAGCGGGACCCACAACTGGACCTGGTGCTGGCCGAGGAGCTGCAG GAGCCCGACTCCTCTCCCTGGCTGCAGCAGTCTGGAATGAAGGTTTCCTTGCTGTTTGTCAAAGGGATGTTTTCTCTAATGGTGACCCCCACCCTGGTCACACTTGGCCCCACAGCCAAGAAGGAGGGGGCCGTGCCCTGGACAGAGCCAGGGGCCAGCCTGAGAGTCCGGACCCCCCCATCCAACAAGCTGCAGTGCATCCAATGTG ACTCAAGAGAAGTGCTCTGCCTACAGTTCCTGCCCGCGGGCGGCAGGGATGAGAAGCTGAAATTTCATCTGGTGACATCCAGACTCTCACCTACCCTGGTCCCCGGGATCCTGCTGGTGTTCCCCACCAGTGCACTGGTGTACTTGGCTGCTACTCCACAG TCTCCCGGGAAACGGACCCGCCCTCTCGACCCCGGGCGCCTCCGAGAGCCCAGATCCGCGGACCCTCCGGCAGAGCCGCGTCTACAGCCCCTCCACCTGGCCGCCCCCAAGTCTGGGTGGCGAGCCTTTTCCTTCCGCGCACTCCCCGCACATCCCTCACAGCCTCGGAGCACAGGCGAGTGTGAGCGCGTGTGCAG GTGCTGTGAGGATGGACATGGGCCCATTGGAGGTGCGGGCGTGATGTCGGCCCAGGAGCTCGTGGCCTGCCTCTGCCGAGAGGGTGACCAGCACCTGGCCCTGGGGGAGACCCCGCTGGCCACCGCCTTCTATCTGGCTGCCTTCAGCTGCCACGCTCCCTCGGCCCTGCGGAGCATCCGAGCTGCCCTGCCCGAGACCCGGGGGTCATCTGTGGTGGCCACCCTAGAGGCCTGGTGCCGAGGTGACAGCCAGATCCCAGCCATCCACTGGGATGGCATGGCGGTGGTCTCCCTGACAGGGACCCTGGCCTGCGCCTTCCTGGCCACCCTCTGCCCTGACCACCCCGTTGCAGCCCTGCACTCCCTGGCCGGCCTGCTGGCACACGGGCACCACGGGGAAGTGGTGCGGCGCTGCGGGGTCCTGCTGGACGCTCACTCCCAGCAGAGCCTGGAGTTGCGGCTGACCCGCGCCCTGGCCTGGGTCCTGTCCGGAACACAGGTGCACACTGGGGTGGCCGACTACCTCCAGGCCTTCGTGGACAGCGCCGACCGGACCATGGCCTTCATTCACATGCATCAGCAGCCCTACCTCCCTGCTCTGGTCAGAGCCCTCCAGGACTACATCTCAGAGCATCAGGAGGCTGGGGATGGTGCCAGCCAACAGGTGACCAACTGCCAGGGACTCCTTGCAGCCCTGGACCCTGGGGGCACCTGGAGCATCACCCTGTCGCCTGAAGCCCTGCTCCAGCATGGCAGGTATGAGGACTGCCGGGCAGCCTGCAGCCGGGCCCTGGAGGCCACCCCAACGGGGTGCAGACCCCAAG GCGAGCGTCTGGCCACCCTGTTGGTCACCCGCGCTGCAGCGACCTTTTTCCTAGACAGCGGGGCCCAAGACCTGCTTCCGGACCTGCACCGGGCCTTCCGGGAGAGCCCCTCGGGGGCTCGGAGGCAGTTCGAGGCTGTGCTCTCCGCCAGGGACCAGGAGCGCTTGCACGCCCAAGTGCAGGAGGCTGCAGACGTGGGCTTCTCCCACTTCCAGGAGACGGTGCGGAGTCGCCCCGAGCTCCGCGAGGACTCTGGCCGTGAACTGCTGGTCCCGGTGACCCAAGCGCTCCGGGTCCTGTGTCGAGTCGCCCCGCCCGGGGCGCGCCCCGCACTGGGCGCCCGACTGGCCGAGTGCCTGCTGCTGGCAGGCGACGCGGCGGGCGCCAGAGCGCTGTGTGAGCGCTTGCTCCGGCCCTCGCGCACCGGGGACCGTGCCGGGGACCGCGCGCCCCTGATGGCGCTGCGCGGCTTCTGCGCGCTACACTCTGGCGACTCAGGTAGCGCCCAGGAGGACTTCCAGGCAGTAGTGGAGCTGGGACCGCCTCACTTGAGTGGCTGCGTGCGCGCCCTGTGCGGCCGCGGGCTCCTGCGAGTGCTGGCGGGCAGCGCCTTCCTGGGTGCACTGGACTACGTTACCGCCTGCCGCCTAGGCCCCGAGGAAACTCTACTTGTCACCAAGACCTACGTGCCCTGGAACCAACGGGGGCTGCTGCTGACCGTGCTGCGCGAGGAGGGCCGCAAGATGCTGCAGCGGAGGCCAGAGCCAGGACCCAAGAGCTGGCGGGGCCGCCGGACTAAGGCCGGGGAGACAGACAGCCCTGCTGTGCAGGAAGG GGATGCGCACGGCGTGCACCAGCTGGCCACGCTCCTGATGGAACTGGACACGGAGGATGAGGCTTCTCGCCTCCTGGCAGCTGACGCCCTATACCGCCTGGGCCGCCTGGACGACACCCACAAGGCCCTGCTGGCAGCCCTCTCCCGGAGGCCTCAGGCGGCCCCTGTGCTGACGCGGCTGGCCCTGCTGCAGCTCCGGAGGGGATTCTCCTACGATGCCAACCAG CTGGTGAAGAAGGTGGTCCAGTCAGGGGACACGGCCTGCCTCCAGTCCACCCTGGCCGTCTTCTGTCACGAGGACCGGCAGCTGCTCTGGGGCCACTGCCATGCGAGGGCCCTGGCCATCCTGCGGGCACGACCAGGAGGGGCCGAGGGCGGGGCCCACACCCGGGAGGCCATCGCCTACCTCTCTCTGGCCATCTTTGCCTCAG GAAATCGGGCCACTGAGTCCCTGCTCGCCCGAGCCCGCTGTTACGGCTTCCTGGGCCAGAAGAAGACAGCCATGTTTGACTTCACCTCCGTGCTGAGGGCTGAGCCAGGGAACGCACAGGCACTGTGCGGCCGGGCACTCCTGCACCTGGCCTTGGATGAGCAGAAG GAGGCTGTGGACGACATCCTCTCCGCTCTGAGGCTCAGCCCGAGAACCGCAGTTCCTGAGATCTGCTCTCTGAAGCCGGAAGCCCAGGCCCTTATCACCCAGAGCCTCTCCTCCCGCTGCCGGGCCCTCCTGAATCAGCTGCCAGACACAGGGGCCCGCCTCGATGACAAGGATGCCCAGAACCTCCTGGCTGCAGGGAAAGCACTGATTGAAATTGATGCCAGGCAGCCCCTCTGGCACATGCTTCTGGCAGATGCGCTCGCTGCAGTGG GCAGCTTTGAGGAGGCCGGTGCCCATCTGCAAAAAGTCCTGCACCCCAGCCCTCCATCAGAGGCAGCCCGCGCCCGGCGTGGGCTGCTCCGGCTCAAGAAGGGGGATGTGGTGGCTGCTGCACAGGACCTGCAGTGCCTTGCAGAGATGGATGCCCAGGACCTCGGCTTCCTACTATGTCTCCTGGAGGCTTCAGAGCGGCAGAGCCTCACTCAG GCTGCAGCCCAGGAAGCTGACACCCTCCTGAACTCGGGACAGCCCCGCCAGGCGCTGGGCTACTGCTCACTGGCTGTCCTGGCGGGCGGCAGCAGCAACTGTCACCTACGCCGTCGGGCCACCTGCCTGGCCGAGCTACAGGAGTTTAGCCGGGCACTTGGGGACCTAGACCACGTGCTCCGAGAGGGCTCAAGGGACAGCAACCTCCAGACACAGGTGGAGGACTTCTGCTCCCGGGGCCGCCTGCTGCTGGGTCTGGGGGATGAGGCTGGGGCTGCAGGGGCCTTCGCCCAGGCCCTCCACCTGGCACCCACCCAGGCCCAGAGCAGCCTGTGGGAGCGGCCAGGCCGGGCTCCAGCCACCCACATACTCTTGTGCCAGGCGCGGTGTTGCCTGGTTGAGCAACGCTACAGCGAGGCTTGGACGGCGGCCGAGGCCGGCCTGCTGTTGGACCCAGGGCACAGCAGCCTGAAGAGGCTGAAGGCGAGAATCCGGAGGGAGGCGTCCTCTGGCTGCCGGCTCCACTGA